The Fructilactobacillus ixorae genome has a window encoding:
- a CDS encoding helix-turn-helix transcriptional regulator translates to MQNNSLGTQIVRLRQRQQLSQVQLAERLFVSRQAISKWEKGAATGGQAWDC, encoded by the coding sequence ATGCAAAATAATTCATTGGGAACACAGATCGTACGGTTACGGCAACGACAACAATTATCTCAAGTGCAGTTAGCGGAGCGGTTGTTTGTCTCACGCCAAGCAATTTCAAAGTGGGAAAAGGGAGCAGCGACTGGTGGGCAAGCCTGGGACTGTTAG
- a CDS encoding restriction endonuclease subunit S gives MIEKQDKPRIRFKNFTDAWQEQKLADMTVNLDSNRVPVTKNKRIAGSTPYYGANGIQDYVAGATHTGNLILIAEDGANSVRDYPVNTITGKAWVNNHSHVLTAKPGLSNYLFLGKRLKTININPYLTGSDRLKLTNHELNKIMLKVPQFAEQEKLGDLFETLDSLIVNRQRKYQKIQTLKRQLLQRLFPETPTTPSLRFTAFSHNWVTKKLSEVATIKSGGTPRITEAQFWNGKIDWFTPTEVQNQGYLHHSLKTITRAGLENSRAVLLPKDTILMTSRAGIGKMGILSYPATTNQGFQSLIPSNQINPYFLYSMHDYIARMANKLASGITFTEISARETANIKLVIPETTAEQAKIGDMLEQYDQFLSEFERELTQLKQVRTAFMQLLFS, from the coding sequence ATGATAGAAAAGCAAGATAAACCTAGAATTCGGTTTAAGAATTTTACTGATGCATGGCAGGAACAAAAATTAGCCGACATGACCGTTAATTTGGATAGCAATCGCGTCCCGGTCACTAAAAATAAACGAATTGCTGGTTCAACTCCGTACTATGGGGCGAATGGAATCCAAGATTATGTCGCGGGTGCGACGCATACCGGCAACCTAATTTTAATTGCTGAGGATGGCGCAAACAGTGTGCGTGACTATCCCGTTAACACCATCACTGGCAAAGCCTGGGTGAACAATCATTCTCACGTTTTAACGGCTAAACCAGGCCTTTCCAATTATTTATTTCTCGGCAAACGCTTAAAAACCATTAACATTAATCCGTATCTAACTGGTTCTGATCGGCTAAAACTAACCAATCACGAACTAAACAAAATTATGCTAAAGGTACCTCAATTTGCCGAACAGGAGAAACTGGGGGACCTCTTTGAAACGCTTGATTCACTGATTGTTAATCGTCAACGTAAATACCAAAAGATTCAAACGTTGAAACGCCAATTATTGCAACGCCTGTTTCCCGAAACTCCAACGACGCCGTCGCTGCGTTTTACCGCTTTTTCGCATAACTGGGTAACGAAAAAATTAAGTGAAGTTGCCACAATTAAAAGTGGGGGAACGCCCCGGATAACCGAAGCACAATTTTGGAATGGTAAAATTGATTGGTTTACCCCAACGGAGGTCCAAAATCAGGGTTATCTCCACCATAGTTTAAAAACCATCACGCGGGCTGGCTTGGAGAATAGCCGGGCGGTTTTGCTTCCGAAGGACACGATTTTAATGACGTCGCGGGCTGGGATTGGGAAAATGGGAATTCTAAGTTATCCAGCGACCACAAATCAAGGATTTCAATCATTAATTCCCAGTAACCAGATTAATCCTTATTTTTTGTATTCAATGCACGATTACATTGCGAGAATGGCCAATAAACTTGCCTCTGGGATTACCTTTACAGAAATTTCAGCTCGAGAGACTGCCAACATTAAGCTGGTTATCCCTGAAACCACTGCAGAACAAGCTAAAATCGGGGACATGTTAGAGCAATACGACCAGTTTTTAAGTGAATTTGAAAGAGAATTAACTCAGCTTAAGCAGGTCCGCACTGCTTTTATGCAATTGTTATTTAGTTAA
- a CDS encoding type I restriction-modification system subunit M, which yields MALDAHKKALVWNTLNKTRGKIEPAEYKNYVFGIMFYKYLSSKAQTWWQTHFHDSDDQTEQLARMQTELGYVIQPGDLFTDWQDAIKRREFTLTQLADALERFDQHIAPQAQTALAGIFADIDLNSSRLGNNQQARTQTTINMIDLMGQIELDEESDVLGDLYEYLIGMFSINSGTKSGEFYTPHQVSEITAQILTAGREELSNYSLYDPAIGSGSLLLTTASHMNNAEKKSSIKYYGQELITTTYNLARMNLLMHGIAYQNIVIRNADTLTDDWPDGMVDGIDSPRLFDAVTANPPYSLRWDNTNREHDPRFKQGIAPKSKADYAFLLHCLYHLKPDGRMVIVLSHGVLFRGGAEYQIRKNLLKDHNISAVIGLPKKIFTNTSIPTVILVLEKQRQADDVLFIDASQGFEKVKNNNKLRQQDIEKIVSTYLNRMDVAKYAHVASMEEIINNDYNLNIPRYVDSLEETPPIDVKQLSRDIHQLDEEQRQLTKRMNHLLGELVGTDAEAQETLDLLKDVFK from the coding sequence TGGCAAACTCATTTTCATGACAGCGACGATCAGACTGAGCAACTGGCCCGCATGCAAACCGAGTTGGGCTACGTGATTCAACCCGGAGATTTATTTACAGATTGGCAGGATGCAATTAAACGACGAGAATTTACCCTAACCCAGCTCGCGGATGCTTTGGAAAGATTTGACCAACACATTGCTCCGCAAGCACAGACGGCGCTCGCGGGCATCTTTGCAGACATTGATTTAAATTCCAGCCGGCTTGGGAATAACCAACAAGCGCGCACCCAAACTACCATTAATATGATCGATTTAATGGGGCAGATTGAGTTGGACGAAGAATCGGACGTCTTAGGTGATTTGTATGAATATCTAATCGGGATGTTTTCCATTAATTCAGGAACTAAATCCGGTGAATTTTACACCCCCCACCAGGTTTCGGAAATTACGGCCCAAATTCTTACCGCTGGCAGAGAAGAATTAAGTAACTATAGCCTGTATGATCCTGCAATTGGATCGGGATCACTGTTGTTAACGACTGCTTCTCACATGAATAATGCGGAGAAAAAAAGTTCCATTAAATATTATGGTCAAGAATTAATTACCACTACATATAATTTGGCAAGAATGAACTTATTGATGCACGGTATTGCATATCAAAACATTGTCATACGGAATGCAGATACCTTAACTGATGATTGGCCAGATGGGATGGTTGACGGGATTGATTCCCCCCGGCTTTTTGATGCGGTCACCGCTAATCCACCGTATTCGTTACGATGGGATAATACCAATCGGGAACACGACCCCCGCTTCAAACAAGGCATTGCGCCTAAATCAAAGGCCGACTACGCCTTTTTATTGCATTGCCTGTATCATTTGAAACCAGACGGACGGATGGTAATTGTCTTGTCACACGGGGTTTTGTTTCGGGGTGGGGCCGAATACCAAATTCGCAAAAACCTTTTAAAAGATCATAACATCAGTGCGGTAATTGGGTTACCCAAAAAGATTTTTACCAACACCAGCATTCCAACGGTGATTTTAGTTTTAGAAAAGCAACGGCAAGCAGACGACGTGCTTTTCATTGATGCCTCTCAGGGATTTGAAAAGGTTAAGAACAACAATAAGCTCCGGCAACAAGACATCGAAAAAATTGTCAGCACCTATCTGAACCGGATGGATGTGGCTAAGTATGCCCACGTGGCCTCAATGGAAGAAATCATTAACAATGACTACAACTTAAACATCCCACGGTACGTCGATTCGTTGGAAGAGACCCCGCCAATTGATGTCAAACAACTATCCCGTGACATTCACCAGTTGGATGAAGAACAGCGGCAACTAACCAAGCGCATGAACCACCTTCTGGGAGAATTAGTTGGAACGGATGCAGAAGCTCAAGAAACGCTTGATTTATTGAAAGATGTATTTAAATAA